The following proteins are encoded in a genomic region of Corallococcus silvisoli:
- a CDS encoding HD domain-containing phosphohydrolase: protein MARILVVDDDVLILAALSRILQAEGYEVVTHSDPVVAAREQGFDVVLTDFMMPYLNGIELLSALREKNPRAVRLMLTAAADFKTASEAVNRGEVFRLLGKPWALSELTSSVRQAIEHHRLVAANERLTREVAEKNAELLAINEGLERRVIERTTGLLDGLISALDYRDTETQWHSRRVSLYARRLAQEIGLTGPALDVVEQGALLHDIGKIGVRDSILLKPGPLTPEEWVEMKQHPEFGYRMLAKMPYLHEAALIVLQHQERWDGKGYPLGLKGEDIVVGARIFCLVDTLDAITSDRPYRKGRPMSVARDEVRRCAGTQFDPALAEAFLGLPETEWARIRREVEMMEEAEDRRWNGGKLNAHGEPEPARASGA, encoded by the coding sequence ATGGCTCGGATCCTCGTGGTGGACGACGACGTGCTCATCCTCGCGGCGCTTTCCCGAATCCTGCAGGCGGAGGGCTACGAGGTCGTCACCCACAGCGATCCGGTGGTCGCGGCGCGGGAACAGGGCTTCGACGTGGTGCTGACGGACTTCATGATGCCGTACCTCAACGGCATCGAGCTGCTGTCGGCGCTCCGGGAGAAGAACCCGCGCGCGGTGCGGCTGATGTTGACGGCGGCGGCGGACTTCAAGACGGCGTCGGAGGCGGTGAACCGGGGCGAGGTCTTCCGGTTGCTGGGCAAGCCGTGGGCGCTGAGCGAGCTGACCAGCAGCGTGAGGCAGGCCATCGAGCACCACCGGCTGGTGGCGGCCAACGAGCGGCTGACGCGCGAGGTCGCGGAGAAGAACGCGGAGCTGCTGGCCATCAACGAGGGCCTGGAGCGCCGGGTCATCGAGCGCACGACGGGGCTTCTGGACGGGCTCATCAGCGCGCTGGACTACCGCGACACGGAGACGCAGTGGCACTCACGGCGCGTGTCGCTGTACGCGCGGCGGCTGGCGCAGGAGATTGGCCTCACCGGGCCGGCGTTGGACGTGGTGGAACAGGGCGCGCTCCTGCACGACATCGGCAAGATTGGCGTGCGCGACTCCATCCTGCTCAAGCCCGGGCCGCTCACGCCCGAGGAGTGGGTGGAGATGAAGCAGCACCCGGAGTTCGGCTACCGGATGCTGGCGAAGATGCCCTACCTGCACGAGGCGGCGCTCATCGTGCTGCAGCACCAGGAGCGCTGGGACGGCAAGGGCTACCCGCTGGGGCTCAAGGGCGAGGACATCGTCGTCGGCGCGCGCATCTTCTGCCTCGTGGATACGCTGGACGCCATCACCTCCGACCGGCCCTATCGCAAGGGACGTCCCATGAGCGTGGCCCGCGACGAGGTCCGCCGCTGCGCGGGGACGCAGTTCGACCCGGCGCTCGCGGAGGCGTTCCTGGGCCTCCCGGAGACGGAGTGGGCCCGCATCCGCCGCGAGGTGGAGATGATGGAAGAAGCGGAGGACCGCCGCTGGAACGGCGGGAAGCTCAACGCCCACGGTGAACCCGAGCCCGCGCGCGCCAGCGGGGCCTGA